Proteins from a single region of Pungitius pungitius chromosome 4, fPunPun2.1, whole genome shotgun sequence:
- the ddx28 gene encoding probable ATP-dependent RNA helicase DDX28: MHSVKVGCFASAVSRALCCRDFIKVSACCRVHRFVSQKAATPEETVIRVPRYMQRRVEHVKQTRGQTKINTIKAGKLLIQSKNSDLNQSAGYTLGKFEPLTLCSKGWKHNKSFGDHFTINNIKTVAPFVAENQNEDVQQNAPVTFNNLRICKALVEGLERINITHPTTVQLQTIPKVMKGHNVLCAAETGSGKTLSYLLPIVQRLQVESEVDAESARGIGAVVLVPSRELSEQVAAVSRKLCAPLGLTTSTVGGGRGVGHIKSIFKRDPPDILVATPGALIKALRRRCVDLSELSFFVVDEADTMFDPSFSDMLENILLSANIARDPKETRGPGHKAQLLVVGATFPGGVGEVLSKVTDLGSVVVIKSKMLHFLMPHVKQTFMKVKGTDKILELHQALKMLQQKEGGGGGAALVFCNKSATVNWLGYSLEEMGMRHARLQGEMPAALRAGIFRTFQKAGQTDVLICTDIASRGLDTSRVRLVVNYDAPESHTDYIHRAGRVGRAGGREDGEVLTFVTHPWDVELVQKIEIAARRRTSLPGMQSDIREPKPKGEADVEE; this comes from the coding sequence ATGCACTCTGTGAAGGTCGGCTGTTTTGCTTCGGCTGTATCACGAGCTCTCTGCTGTCGTGATTTTATTAAAGTGTCCGCGTGCTGTCGTGTGCATCGTTTTGTTAGTCAGAAAGCCGCCACGCCAGAGGAGACAGTTATTCGTGTTCCGCGCTACATGCAGAGGCGCGTTGAACACGTGAAACAGACCCGGGGCCAAACAAAAATCAACACCATCAAAGCTGGCAAGCTCTTGATCCAGAGCAAAAACTCTGATCTGAACCAATCTGCGGGATACACCCTTGGTAAGTTCGAGCCTCTTACTCTCTGCTCTAAAGGATGGAAGCACAACAAATCTTTCGGGGACCACTTTACCATCAACAACATCAAGACTGTAGCACCCTTTGTTGCTGAAAATCAGAATGAAGACGTCCAGCAGAACGCACCCGTGACTTTTAACAACCTCCGCATCTGCAAGGCACTGGTGGAAGGTTTGGAACGCATCAACATTACCCATCCCACCACTGTACAGCTGCAGACCATCCCAAAGGTCATGAAAGGTCACAACGTCCTCTGTGCTGCGGAGACGGGCAGTGGAAAAACCCTGAGTTACCTTCTGCCTATCGTTCAGAGACTGCAGGTTGAATCGGAGGTGGATGCTGAGAGCGCACGCGGGATCGGCGCTGTGGTTCTCGTGCCTTCCCGAGAGCTCTCCGAGCAAGTGGCCGCCGTGTCCAGGAAGCTGTGCGCCCCGTTAGGCTTGACGACGAGCACTGTGGGCGGAGGGCGGGGTGTAGGACACATCAAGAGCATCTTTAAGAGGGATCCTCCAGATATTCTCGTGGCCACACCGGGGGCCCTGATCAAGGCCCTGCGGAGACGCTGCGTGGACTTGAGCGAGCTCAGCTTCTTTGTGGTAGATGAGGCCGACACCATGTTTGACCCCAGCTTTTCTGACATGCTGGAGAATATCCTGCTCAGCGCGAACATTGCTAGGGATCCCAAAGAAACACGAGGTCCTGGCCACAAGGcccagctgctggtggtgggCGCCACCTTCCCCGGGGGTGTCGGCGAAGTGCTCAGCAAGGTGACGGACCTCGGCAGCGTGGTGGTTATCAAGAGCAAGATGCTGCACTTCCTCATGCCGCATGTCAAACAGACGTTCATGAAGGTAAAGGGCACAGACAAGATCCTGGAGCTCCACCAAGCCCTGAAGATGCTCCAACAGAaagaaggtggtggtggtggtgctgcacTGGTTTTCTGTAACAAGTCTGCCACCGTCAACTGGCTGGGGTACTCGCTGGAAGAGATGGGGATGCGGCACGCGCGACTGCAGGGGGAGATGCCGGCCGCGCTGCGTGCAGGAATCTTCCGAACGTTTCAGAAGGCCGGACAGACGGATGTGTTGATTTGCACGGACATTGCTTCCCGTGGGCTGGACACGTCCAGAGTGCGCTTGGTCGTCAACTACGACGCCCCAGAATCCCACACAGACTACATCCACAGAGCAGGGAGAGTGGGGAGGGCGGGAGGGCGAGAGGATGGGGAGGTTCTCACTTTTGTCACTCACCCGTGGGATGTGGAGTTGGTGCAGAAGATTGAGATAGCTGCACGTAGGAGAACTAGTTTGCCAGGGATGCAATCTGATATACGTGAGCCTAAACCCAAAGGAGAAGCAGATGTAGAGGAGTAG